The nucleotide window ATCAAAAACTATCCTAATTCATCTGTGTTTATCCGCGTTTATCTGCGGACAAACATTTAAACTTAACACTTTTAAGAGATCTAATCAGCCCCTCATTCCCTGCAAATCTTAAAAAAGTGTGTTTCAATAAGACAAAACTAATTGTCTTTCTTGAGAGCGCCGATGCTGAATATCTCAACTTCACAGACATTACCTCAAGTCCCTAAACTCATCACCCCCTTACCCGGAAAACGCGCATCCGAACTCATCAACCGGGATAACGCCGTGACATCCCCCTCCTACACCCGGGATTATCCCCTAGTGGTGGCGCGAGGACAAGGGTGCATGATCGAAGATGTGGACGGAAATGTATTCTTAGATATGACCGCCGGAATTGCAGTCACGGCCACCGGCCACTGTCATCCCCAAGTTGTAGAAGCCATTCAATACCAATCAACTCAACTGGTTCATATGTCGGGGACTGACTTTTATTATGCCCCAATGGTGGATTTAGCGGAAAAATTAGCCGAAAAAGCCCCTTTTCCTACTCCTGTAACCGGTTCTCGCGCTAAAGTTTTCTTTACTAATTCCGGGGCCGAGTCCACCGAATGCGCCATTAAACTTGCTCGTTATTATACCGGTAGATCCCGTCTGATTGCCTTTTTAGGGGCGTTTCATGGGCGGACTTATGGGGCGATGTCCTTAACCGGTTCAAAAAGGGTACAGCGTCAAGGGTTCGGCCCTCTCGTTCCGGGGGTGACTCATATTCCCTATGGTACTCATGCCGGGTTGGATGATTTAGAAGAGAAACTCTTTACCAGTATCGTCCCTCCTGATGAAGTGGCCGCGATTATGGTTGAACCGATTCAAGGAGAAGGGGGGTATCTCGTTCCAGAAGATGGGTTTTTAGAGAGAATTCGCTCAATTTGCGATCGCTATGGCATCCTCATGATTGTGGATGAAGTGCAAGCCGGGATGGGAAGAACGGGTAAACTTTTTGCGATCGAACATTGGGGAATTATGCCGGATATGATTACTTTAGCAAAAGGGATCGCCAGTGGGTTGCCTTTGGGTGCGGTGTTATCTCGTCCAGAATTGATGACATGGCCGCCGGGTTCTCATGCTACCACTTTCGGCGGTAATCCGATCGCTTGTGCGGCAGGAAAGGTGACTTTAGACCTTTTAGAAGGGGGGTTAATGGAAAATGCGACTCAACGAGGAGAGGAATTATTATTAGGATTAACTCAACTTTCTCAACGGTTTGATCGTCTTTCTTTACCGAGAGGAAAAGGGTTAATGATTGGAATTGATTTGTTAGATAGGGAGGGAAATTTAGATCCGGTTTTACGAAATTATGTTCTGAATGAGGCGTTTTATCGCGGGTTGTTGCTTCTGGGATGCGGAAAGGCTGCCATTCGATTTTGTCCTCCTTTGGTTATTAGTGGGGAACAAATTGAAGTGGCTTTGAAAATTTTGGCTGAGATTTTGGAGGAAGTTGTCCGCAGATGAACGCGGATAAACGCGGATGAATACAGATAGGTTTTTTGTTGGTTTAGGGGGTTTATGAATTATTCTGAATTAGCTGGTCAATTGTGGGATTGTTTGTGGGAAGTTTATCGACAACGGGTAATTTATGCCCGAATTTATGAACAGATGATTGAAGAGGCGGGGGGTAGAGTGAAAAATGATCATATTGCTTTCCGTTCTCTTCGTCTTACGATTAAGAGTGAGCAAGGGGAGATTAATTTAGGGATTCCTTATCTCGCTCAAGTGGTTGAAAAGTTGGGCTATGTTGTTAAGGGGGAATATCATTTTCCGGATTCTCATTTGTACGCCTGTCATTATCAACATCCTGAACAAGATGTTTATGATTTACCGAAGTTGTTTATCAGTGAGTTAATTGTTGATGAGTTACCGGATTCTATCGCCCAACAGATTAAAGAAACGGTTGAGACTGGCAATTTTTTTAAGTTAGATCAAGTCAGTTTTGACGGGGAAAAAGAACAGGTCTTAACTCAACTTCAACAGGTGTTTACTCGTCCTTGGACTGTTCCTAAACGCTCTATTATACAAGGGGTTAATGAAGTGTCTCAATATGGCGCTTGGGTGTTAATTCATGGCTATGGGGTTAATCATTTTACAGGATATGTTAATCATCAAAATACTTCTAAATATCCTGATATTGAAACGACGGCTAAAGGGTTAGCAGATTTGGGTGTACCCATGAAAGCGACAATTGAGGGAAGTTTAGGGAGTGGGTTAAGACAAACTGCTACCCATGCAGTTACAGAGATGGTAACAGTAAAAGAGGATACCACAGGAGAATTAATTCAGATTCCTTGGACTTATGCCTATTACGAAATAGCAGAACGCAATATAATAGAAGTAGAAGCCAGTAAAAGGATTCTCTTTGAAGGGTTTCTTGATGCTCAGGCTAAGAATTTATTTGAAATGACTCGGAAAAGTTAGAAAATAGGAGGTTTAAAATTATGGTGGCTCATAATACTAATCTTGAAAACTCTCCCGAAGTTGATGAAAAAATCCGAAAAATCGCAGAGGAGGCTATTGAACAAGATAAGCTAACCGAAGAACAGGAAGAAAAATTAAAAAATTTATACTTTCAATATGTAGGGGAAGAAGAATATTATTATGGAAAACGACAAGAGGAAAGTTTTAACAAAAATTTACCTGAGTTAATTAAAAACTACTCTGGGATGTATGTTTGGTTTGAAGATGGACAAGTGATGGATTATGATGCTGATGAAGATGTATTGCTAGATAGAATTTACCCAAGTGAACGTCTAAAATCAAGAACAATAAACGCTATTTACGTTAGAGAAGTTCCTCAATATATTCCCTAGCTGAATGATTATTTATCCCTATCCCAAGATCAACAACAAATATATTCCCATTATCGACATCCAACTGAGAAATCTTGAAAATCCTAATTTAACAGTAAAAGATGTTGGTTTATTGGACACGGGAGCAGATAGTACGCTAGTTCCTTTGTCTTTAATTTCAAAATTAAATGTTTTAATCTTAAAAGATAAAAGATTAACTAATTTCTCTGGAATTGGTAATCGAAAAATAATCGGTGTTCCTTACCGACTTTCTGTAAGCCTAGATACTATTAATTATTTCAATACCATAGTTTATGGTTGTGCAGAAAATGATACTCAAGGAATTATTATTATTGGTAGAAACATTCTCAATAGATTTAGTATCACTTTTGACGGAATTAATAAACAAATCATCATTAACCCTTAAAAAAATTGTCAATCATCCGGAAATTGCCAACAGGAAATATGCTCTACATCCTCACTTCCACAATAGATACAATCTGCTTCAAAAGAAGAATCAACCCATTCAGCATCGCAACTATGACAATGACAAAAAATATTATTTCGGTTGGCTGTTTCAATTTTAGCTTGCCATTCTTCAAGTTCCGCCGCGCTTAAACCTGGATTATTTTCTCTCATCTAATGATCTTTCCCCTTTTTGCTCAATAAAAGTAAACATTTCTGCCTCGACTTCCGTCATTATTTATGATAAAACACTATCAATCAAAAAATTTTATATCCATAACTCTATGACCGCTAATCCAGAGCAAATAGAATTATCTGTCGTTGTCCCTTTGTATAATGAAGAATTAAATATAGATACCCTGTTTGACCGCTTATTATCGACTTTAAATGAGCTTCATCTCACCTATGAAATTGTCTGTATCGATGATGGAAGTCGAGATAACACCTTAGACCGTTTAATAGAATATCACTTTCGTCATCCTTTGATCAAAGTGGTTGCTCTTTCCCGCAATTTTGGTAAAGAAATTGCCCTCACCGCCGGGATCGATCATGCTCAAGGTAATGCTATTGTACCTATAGATGCCGATCTTCAAGACCCTCCCGAACTTATCGGCCAACTGCTTGATAAATGGCGTGAAGGGTATGAGGTGGTTTATGCGAGACGACGAGTCAGACAGGGGGAAAGTTGGTTAAAACGCTTTACCGCTAATGCTTTTTATCGAGTTATTGCTAAAATTAGTCGTGTTTCTATTCCTCGTGATACCGGTGACTTCCGTTTACTTGATAGACGAGTTGTCGAAGCACTTAAACAAATGCCGGAACGAACTCGCTTTATGAAGGGTCTTTTTGCTTGGGTTGGGTTTAAACAAACTTATATTCTTTACGATCGTTCTCCTCGCTACAAAGGAAAAACTACCTGGAATTATTGGAAACTCTGGAATTTTGCTTTAGATGGGATTACCTCTTTTAGTTTAGTTCCCTTGAAGGTTTGGAGTTATTTAGGATTAGTTTTATCGATATTAGCCTTTATTTATGCTAGCTTTTTAGTGGCTCGAACTTTAATTTTTGGAATTGATGTCCCTGGATACGCTTCTTTAATGGTTACGGTTTTATTTATTGGCGGAGTACAATTAATTACGTTAGGAATTATTGGGGAATATTTAGGCCGTGTCTATGAAGAGGTTAAGCAACGTCCCCTCTATTTAGTTCGACAATCTCATGGGTTTATCGATCATTCTTTACCCCAAACTTCAGCAACTTTATCGATTAAACACTCAAAAGTTAACAGTTAACAGTTAACAGTTTTTTTAAAGGTTACTGCTGAGTGTTACCGAAAATTTTGGGTCTAAAGCCTCGCCATGCGCGCGTAGCGGAGGGCGACTTTTTATTCTTTAGGTAATCGTTTAATATAGTCTCGTATAATTTGGAACATAGACACATCTTTTTTGGCTGCATATTTTTTTAATCTTTCAAAGTCTTTGTCGGATAAGCGAACCCTAATACTTTTTTCCTTAGTCATGTTGCACTTTTGTTATAACAATGTTAGGGTTATAATAACAAGCAAGAGGTCGATATGCTAGTTTTTGAGTTTAAGTGCAAGGCAACAAAACAACAGTATCAAGCCATAGATGAAGCTATCCGTATAGGGCAGTTCATCAGAAACAAGTGCTTAAGGTACTGGATGGATGCCTCCAGAGAAAAAAAGGTAAATTATGCTGTTTTATGCCAAATAATCCCCGATCTTTGTAAGGAGTTTCCTTTTGCTGAAAAATTAAACTCAATGGCTAGACAAGCTTCTGCTGAACGTACTTGGTTTGCCGTTTCAAGATTTTTTGATAATTGCAAAAAGAAAGTACCAGGCAAAAAGGGATACCCTAAATTCAAAAAACATTCTCGTTCTGTTGAGTATAAAACTTCAGGCTATAAAATTTCTGATGAGCGAAAATACTTAACAATAACTGATAAAACTGGTATAGGAAAACTTAAGCTTATCGGTAGTCATAATTTAAGTTTCTACGACAATAAATTAATTAAAAGAGTCAGATTAATTAGACGTGCTGATGGCTATTATGCCCAGTTTTGTATTGACTTTAGCCGTGAGGAGTTATTGCCTTCAACTGGTAAGATAGTTGGTATAGATGTAGGAATTACTTCTTTTTATACTGACTCCAATGGAAATAAAGTTGATAACCCCAAATACCTAAGAAAGTCAGAAAAGCGTCTTAAAAAAGCTCAAAGAAGGTTGTCTAAACGTTTTAAGAAAGGTAAACAACAATCCAAACGATACCATAAACAAAGAAATAAAGTAGCTAAGATACATCTTAAAGTTTCTAGACAGCGTAAAGACTTTGCTGTAAAAACAGCTAAGACGTTAATCTGCTCTAACGATGCAGTAGTCTATGAAGAACTTAAGATTAAAAATATGGTGAAAAATAGAAAACTATCTAAAAGTATTAGTGATGCTAGTTGGTCTATTTTCACTAATTGGTTAGATTACTTTGGCAAAATTCATGGGAGATATGTTGAGTCTGTAGCACCTCATTTCACTTCTCAAAATTGTTCTACTTGTGGTGAAATTGTCAAAAAATCATTATCAGTTAGAACTCATATTTGTAGCTGTGGATGTGTATTAGATAGAGATGAAAATGCCGCTGTAAATATATTAAGAAAAGTTTTTCCAAATACTGCTGGGCAAGCAGGAATCTACGCTCAGGGACAGACCGACCTCTGTTTAATAAGTGAAAGCTTATTAGATAAGTTGACTGGATGAACTGAGAATCCCCTCGCCTTTAGGCAGGGGAGTGTCAATGTTCAACTCTTGTTCATGATGCCATTAGGGAGGTTTGAGGTTTAGCAAAGATCATTCGCCCGGCGGAGGTTTGCAACGCAGAAGTCACAATAACTCGTAATTCTCCCCCAACATAGTCTTTTCCTTCTTCTACCACTACCATTGTGCCATCTTCTAGGTAGCCAATGCCCTGAGTCGGTTCTTTTCCTTGTTTGAGGATTTTTAAATCTAAGGTATCCCCAGGTAAATAAATGGGACGCACCGCCTGCGCTAAATCATTTACATTGAGAATCATGACTCTTTGTAAATTGGCCACTTTGCTCAAGTTATAATCATTGGTCAATAAAATCCCATTGATTTCTTGCGCTAGATGAACTAATTTAGCATCCACTGTTGTAATCTCTTCATAATCAGCCGGATGAATCACGATGCGATCGGGATAAGATTGTTGAATGCGGTTGAGAATATCGAGTCCTCGTCTTCCCCTGACTCGCTTTTGATCGTTGCTGCCATCGGCTAACTGTTGTAATTCCTGTAAGATAAACTGAGGCACTAAAATTTGTCCTTCGATAAATCCAGTATCTAACAGTTGTTCAATTCGTCCGTCAATAATACAACTGGTATCAATAATTTTAGTCGAGGCAGGTTGGAGAGTTCCCTGTGCAACTAACATCGATTCAATACTGTTGGGGTTAATTAAGCGGAGAAAGGTTCGTCCGTGCATATCTGCCAAACTTATCCCCAAATAAGAAAACATCACACTCCCTAAAATCGCCATTAATGGCTTAATAAAGGAGAATTCTTTGGGAATCGGCAACAGAAAAATCGGTGCTAACATTAAATTAGCAATTAATAACCCAATAATTAACCCTAGGGCCCGGGTTAATAATACCTCGATCGCGGTATTACGGATTTTCATTTCTAGGCGGCGGTAGGTGGTTTGGGCGACTAATCCAATTGCTAACCCTAAAATAGAGGTAAAACCGGCAGTTAACCACCGCAAAGCGTCCATATTAGAAATTTGCTCTTTTACCCCTAAGGGAAGTAAATCAACACTACTGAAACCGGCACTAGCAGCAGCTATGACAAATAATAAAATTATAATTGCATCAAACATGATTTTTTAGCCATCATCGATAGGATTTGGGCAGTTGTAACAAATTTAAGGGATTAGGTGACAAAGATGATTGGTACTTATGACTATTATATCTTTGACCTCCTTTTCTTTTTCGGGTCAGGTTTTGATAGGTGTTATTGGACATGATTTCGATTAAATATGAAAAAATTCACAAACCTGATTCATTTATTCCTCCCTAATTAACAACATGGATTTATCTTAGCTTAACTTTAATTTATTCATAATACCTCTAGAATGATTTAGCTGTCCTTTTTTGCATAATTTTTAACAGGTGTTTTTAATCCTAGCTTCATAAACTTAATTTTTGTTTACATTTAAACTAATTTTGACTCTTCTGTTCCAGGATAGCGGGACTTGACAAATCGAATAGAAACCTTATAACAATTTATCATCTTAAAGATAGAAGTCATTCACTAGCTAAAGTTTTAAGATTGTGTTAAAGTTTCGAGCTTCAAAAAATAAACTTAAAATGACAAGCTTTAAATCTAAAAAATTCATAAATTTGACGAAAAATAAAAGCATTTTAGGGTTAGTGAGTTTAGTAATTTTTCTTTCTGCTTGTGTTAATCTTAAACTCAATCAAGAGCCAATCAACTCTTCTATTCAAAAGATTACTATAAAACAACTTATTGAATCTCCTCAAAACTATTTTGAGCGAACTATTACTTTACAAGGAAAAATTGGAGACTTCCTCCAACCCTCTTCAAGATTAGCTACATTTACCCTTGAAGAAAATAACTGGTTTGGAAAAGATTATACTTTATTAGTCCTTGATCCTAACAGAGCATCAACCCTGACGGTACTCCCAGAAAATCAAAAAGTTCAAATGACCGGAGAAGTGCGCCAATTTATTTTAGCTGAATTTGAACGACTTTATGATTTACCTTGGGATATCAACTTGAGAAGATGGGTATTTTCTGAATACGAAGGAAAACCAGTCATCATTGTTAGCACAATTAAACCCATTGAATAAAATTCACTAAGGGGAAAATTTTTCTGGTTATAATTAAAAATAACCTAAAAACTCTTTTAGATGAACGAAGCACTTACAGTCAGAAAAACAGGTCAAAAAACCGCCATTTCATCAACAGTAAATGGAGGAGTTCCTCGTTCTGCTTATATTCATATTCCCTTTTGTCGTCGTCGTTGTTATTACTGTGATTTTCCGATTTCGGTACTGGGCAATAAAACCGATATCAATACTTCGGCTATGATTAAAAACTATGTCGAGGTACTCTGTCAAGAAATTTGCGCCACTCCCGCTTTAGGACAACCCTTAGAAACGGTATTTTTTGGGGGGGGAACTCCATCCCTATTACCTGTTCCCTATTTAAAGCAAATTCTAACCGTTTTATCACAACACTTTGGCATAACTTCAGAGGCAGAAATTTCTTTAGAAATTGATCCGGGGACGTTTACTGAAGACCAATTACAAGGGTATCTACAGGCAGGAGTCAACCGTGTCAGTCTAGGGGTACAATCTTTTGACGATCGATTATTACAAATTTGTGGCCGCTTTCATACTCAAAAAGATATTTTTACGGCTGTTGATGTCATTCGTCGTTTAGAAGTTCCTAACTTCAGTTTAGATCTGATTTCAGGTTTACCCCATCAAACCCTCGAACAATGGCAATATTCTCTCACTCAGGCCATTATAATTGCCCCTAACCATCTTTCCTGCTATGACTTAGTCTTAGAACCCGTTACCGCTTTTGGAAAATTTTATCAACCCGGAGAAAAACCCCTCCCAAGCGATGAAATGACTGCCAAAATGTATCGTACAGCACAGCAATTTTTAACCCAAGCTGGCTTTAATCATTATGAAGTTTCTAACTATGGTCAACCCGGTTATCAATGTCGCCATAATCGAGTTTATTGGGAAAATCGAGCTTATTATGGGTTTGGAATGGGAGCAGCAAGTTATGTTAATTTACAACGATTTACCCGTCCTAAAACTCGCCGAGAGTATTATACTTGGGTCGAGCAATTAATCGACTCCCAGGGGAAAATTGATTGTTCACCGACCCCATCCGGAGATCAATTATTAGAAACGTTAATGTTAGGATTACGATTAGCTGAGGGGGTAGATTTATCGGTTTTAACTCAACAGTATGGAGAAGCAATATTAAATGCAATTTGCCAAAGTTTATCCCCCTATTCTCGTCAAGGATGGATAGAAGGAATTGATCAACAGGGAAAGAAACTGGATTTTAAGGATATTAACGATTTTTACCGACTAAAACGGATTAGATTAACCGATCCTGACGGGTTTCTGTTTTCTAACACAATTTTGTCCACTTTATTTAAAAATCTAAGCGAACTTGAATGTTTAGAGGTTTAAAATCAAGATTTCCTGACAAAAAAAGTGACTTCCAAGACATGAAAATCTCAATCCTAAGAATCTTGCCCTTAACCGATAAACTAATTATGAGGCAGATTTTACCCTTGCCAAAACTGTACCTGATCCTGTAAGAACATAGAAAAGTAAAATTTTGTTAAGTTAGAGGTAAAGATTAATGTATATAGTACACATTGCCTCCGAATGTGCCCCTGTGATTAAAGCAGGGGGGTTGGGGGATGTCGTTTACGGACTCGCCAGAGAAATAGAAATCCGAGGGCATTGCGTCGAAATTATCCTCCCGATGTACGATTGTATGCGATATGACCACATCTGGGGACTTCATGAAGCTTATCGGGATTTGTGGGTTCCTTGGTATGGGGGAGCAATTCATACTTCTGTCTTCTGTGGGTGGGTACATGGACAGTTATGCTTTTTCATTCAACCCCACTCCGGCGATAATTTCTTTAATCGCGGGTGTTATTATGGCTGTAATGATGACTATATGCGCTTTGCTTTCTTTAGTAAGGCGGCGATGGAATTTTTACACCGCAGTAACAAGCGCCCGGATATTATCCATTGTCACGACTGGCAAACCGGTTTAGTGCCGGTGATGCTGTTTGAAATGTATAAATGGCATGGAATGTGGAATCAACGGGTTTGTTATACCATCCACAACTTTAAACATCAGGGAGTCGCCGGGGCGGATGCCTTGTGGGGAACCGGATTAAATAATGATGCCTACTACTACAATTACGATCGCTTGTTAGATAATTTTAACCCCACGGCCATCAACTTTATGAAAGGGGGAATCGTCTATGCTAACTATATCAATACGGTTT belongs to Gloeothece citriformis PCC 7424 and includes:
- a CDS encoding acetyl ornithine aminotransferase family protein encodes the protein MLNISTSQTLPQVPKLITPLPGKRASELINRDNAVTSPSYTRDYPLVVARGQGCMIEDVDGNVFLDMTAGIAVTATGHCHPQVVEAIQYQSTQLVHMSGTDFYYAPMVDLAEKLAEKAPFPTPVTGSRAKVFFTNSGAESTECAIKLARYYTGRSRLIAFLGAFHGRTYGAMSLTGSKRVQRQGFGPLVPGVTHIPYGTHAGLDDLEEKLFTSIVPPDEVAAIMVEPIQGEGGYLVPEDGFLERIRSICDRYGILMIVDEVQAGMGRTGKLFAIEHWGIMPDMITLAKGIASGLPLGAVLSRPELMTWPPGSHATTFGGNPIACAAGKVTLDLLEGGLMENATQRGEELLLGLTQLSQRFDRLSLPRGKGLMIGIDLLDREGNLDPVLRNYVLNEAFYRGLLLLGCGKAAIRFCPPLVISGEQIEVALKILAEILEEVVRR
- a CDS encoding DUF1338 domain-containing protein encodes the protein MNYSELAGQLWDCLWEVYRQRVIYARIYEQMIEEAGGRVKNDHIAFRSLRLTIKSEQGEINLGIPYLAQVVEKLGYVVKGEYHFPDSHLYACHYQHPEQDVYDLPKLFISELIVDELPDSIAQQIKETVETGNFFKLDQVSFDGEKEQVLTQLQQVFTRPWTVPKRSIIQGVNEVSQYGAWVLIHGYGVNHFTGYVNHQNTSKYPDIETTAKGLADLGVPMKATIEGSLGSGLRQTATHAVTEMVTVKEDTTGELIQIPWTYAYYEIAERNIIEVEASKRILFEGFLDAQAKNLFEMTRKS
- a CDS encoding peptidase A2, whose protein sequence is MIIYPYPKINNKYIPIIDIQLRNLENPNLTVKDVGLLDTGADSTLVPLSLISKLNVLILKDKRLTNFSGIGNRKIIGVPYRLSVSLDTINYFNTIVYGCAENDTQGIIIIGRNILNRFSITFDGINKQIIINP
- a CDS encoding glycosyltransferase family 2 protein, giving the protein MTANPEQIELSVVVPLYNEELNIDTLFDRLLSTLNELHLTYEIVCIDDGSRDNTLDRLIEYHFRHPLIKVVALSRNFGKEIALTAGIDHAQGNAIVPIDADLQDPPELIGQLLDKWREGYEVVYARRRVRQGESWLKRFTANAFYRVIAKISRVSIPRDTGDFRLLDRRVVEALKQMPERTRFMKGLFAWVGFKQTYILYDRSPRYKGKTTWNYWKLWNFALDGITSFSLVPLKVWSYLGLVLSILAFIYASFLVARTLIFGIDVPGYASLMVTVLFIGGVQLITLGIIGEYLGRVYEEVKQRPLYLVRQSHGFIDHSLPQTSATLSIKHSKVNS
- a CDS encoding RNA-guided endonuclease InsQ/TnpB family protein, which encodes MLVFEFKCKATKQQYQAIDEAIRIGQFIRNKCLRYWMDASREKKVNYAVLCQIIPDLCKEFPFAEKLNSMARQASAERTWFAVSRFFDNCKKKVPGKKGYPKFKKHSRSVEYKTSGYKISDERKYLTITDKTGIGKLKLIGSHNLSFYDNKLIKRVRLIRRADGYYAQFCIDFSREELLPSTGKIVGIDVGITSFYTDSNGNKVDNPKYLRKSEKRLKKAQRRLSKRFKKGKQQSKRYHKQRNKVAKIHLKVSRQRKDFAVKTAKTLICSNDAVVYEELKIKNMVKNRKLSKSISDASWSIFTNWLDYFGKIHGRYVESVAPHFTSQNCSTCGEIVKKSLSVRTHICSCGCVLDRDENAAVNILRKVFPNTAGQAGIYAQGQTDLCLISESLLDKLTG
- a CDS encoding PIN/TRAM domain-containing protein; amino-acid sequence: MFDAIIILLFVIAAASAGFSSVDLLPLGVKEQISNMDALRWLTAGFTSILGLAIGLVAQTTYRRLEMKIRNTAIEVLLTRALGLIIGLLIANLMLAPIFLLPIPKEFSFIKPLMAILGSVMFSYLGISLADMHGRTFLRLINPNSIESMLVAQGTLQPASTKIIDTSCIIDGRIEQLLDTGFIEGQILVPQFILQELQQLADGSNDQKRVRGRRGLDILNRIQQSYPDRIVIHPADYEEITTVDAKLVHLAQEINGILLTNDYNLSKVANLQRVMILNVNDLAQAVRPIYLPGDTLDLKILKQGKEPTQGIGYLEDGTMVVVEEGKDYVGGELRVIVTSALQTSAGRMIFAKPQTSLMAS
- the hemW gene encoding radical SAM family heme chaperone HemW — translated: MNEALTVRKTGQKTAISSTVNGGVPRSAYIHIPFCRRRCYYCDFPISVLGNKTDINTSAMIKNYVEVLCQEICATPALGQPLETVFFGGGTPSLLPVPYLKQILTVLSQHFGITSEAEISLEIDPGTFTEDQLQGYLQAGVNRVSLGVQSFDDRLLQICGRFHTQKDIFTAVDVIRRLEVPNFSLDLISGLPHQTLEQWQYSLTQAIIIAPNHLSCYDLVLEPVTAFGKFYQPGEKPLPSDEMTAKMYRTAQQFLTQAGFNHYEVSNYGQPGYQCRHNRVYWENRAYYGFGMGAASYVNLQRFTRPKTRREYYTWVEQLIDSQGKIDCSPTPSGDQLLETLMLGLRLAEGVDLSVLTQQYGEAILNAICQSLSPYSRQGWIEGIDQQGKKLDFKDINDFYRLKRIRLTDPDGFLFSNTILSTLFKNLSELECLEV